A portion of the Bulleidia sp. zg-1006 genome contains these proteins:
- the rsmH gene encoding 16S rRNA (cytosine(1402)-N(4))-methyltransferase RsmH — MSEHISVLLEESMEALNLHPDGIYVDATLGRAGHSTEILKQLSTGHLYAFDKDEQAIEECSLKLKDYEKKVTLIHADFSRMVEKLHELGVEKVDGILFDLGVSSPQFDQGERGFSYRFEARLDMRMDQKQDLDAYQVVNNYSAKELTDIFFKYSEERYAPKIASKICEVRAIQPIETTFELVDIIKSCLPAKELRKKKHPAKQVFQAIRMEVNDELGSLEQALNQACSLLEEGGRLAVISFHSIEDRMVKHILKKHCEVEQPDTRLPIKSRDIKQADFRLVHKKPILAKETELEINRRSHSAKLRVIERRIKEYGTSC, encoded by the coding sequence ATGAGTGAACACATTTCGGTTTTGTTAGAAGAAAGTATGGAAGCCTTAAATCTCCATCCGGATGGTATTTATGTGGATGCAACTTTAGGTCGAGCCGGGCATAGTACAGAGATTTTAAAGCAATTAAGCACCGGTCATTTATATGCTTTTGATAAAGATGAACAAGCTATTGAAGAGTGCTCTTTAAAACTTAAAGATTACGAAAAGAAAGTAACTTTAATTCATGCAGATTTTTCTCGAATGGTTGAAAAGCTTCATGAGTTAGGAGTTGAAAAAGTCGATGGTATTCTTTTTGACCTTGGTGTTAGTTCACCACAGTTTGATCAAGGTGAAAGAGGCTTTAGCTATCGATTTGAGGCACGCTTGGATATGCGCATGGATCAAAAGCAGGATTTGGATGCTTATCAAGTGGTCAACAATTATAGTGCTAAAGAGTTAACCGATATTTTCTTCAAGTATTCAGAAGAACGCTATGCACCTAAGATTGCTAGTAAGATTTGTGAAGTTCGTGCAATCCAACCAATTGAAACCACTTTTGAACTAGTAGACATCATTAAATCTTGTCTACCGGCAAAGGAGTTAAGAAAAAAGAAACATCCAGCAAAACAGGTGTTCCAAGCCATTCGTATGGAAGTTAATGATGAATTAGGATCGCTGGAACAAGCTTTAAATCAAGCTTGTTCATTATTGGAGGAAGGTGGTCGCTTGGCGGTCATTAGTTTCCACTCGATTGAGGATCGCATGGTCAAACATATTTTAAAGAAACATTGTGAAGTTGAACAACCGGACACAAGACTTCCAATTAAATCCAGGGATATAAAGCAAGCTGACTTTCGATTGGTGCATAAGAAACCAATCCTAGCAAAAGAAACAGAGCTAGAAATCAATCGTCGATCGCATAGTGCGAAGTTAAGAGTAATAGAGAGAAGGATAAAGGAATATGGCACGTCTTGTTAA